CATCCGATCCGGCGAATGGCTGCGATACCTGCCAACGGTGGACGGCCAAATTGGGCCCCCCCGACTTCCGATAGGGGTCCAAAAGCCGTCGATCACGGCCGAGCGAAGCGACTTCGAAGCGGACCTTCTTAAGTACACGCCGTTGTCTGAATCCTCTCCTGCTTTGGCATTTGGCGTCAATCGGGCCGTGCGCCATGCTGACGAGTCCGCGCTTCAATTCCAGGTGACGCTGTCGTCATGGACGAGTGTTGCACCTTCGACACGACGGGCAACTCAGCAAAACCTGTCAATCTCCCTATAAGAAAATATTCCGCTTGATGCTTGACCCAACTCAGATGTTCAATCCCCCGGTCTCACCCGCTTGAGGGGCGCTACGCGATCGTCACGAGTGTTGGGTTGGGATGCGGTGGACGCCGATTGCGCAACTGACGAGTGCGCATGAAGCGGACGGTGAAGTCGTGTGGTTCCGACGCCCTAGTGGCAGGTGTCGACTCCCAGGACGCGAAAAGCGTCTCGCGGATGACGGTGACAAACAAGCCCAGTCTCGCCGGGGAGAGCACGTATAAGCCGTAAAACCATCGCGCAGGGAAAGCCGGGATTGCTCCGGTTTCACCTGTGGTCCTACCTCCCGTGCTTTCCATTTCCACGGGACCCATGGGTGCGATCGGCACCCGGCTTTCCCTGCGCCCTCTGCTCAAAAGAGGGCGGAACGAAGATGCAAAGCTCGGACGCAAAGCGCCGCGAGAATGCGGACGTGCATCTTTACCGCTGTTTGATATCTGAATCAGAAACTCGCCCCGTCATTGCGAGGAGCGTAAGCGACGAAGCAATCCATGCTGCCGTGCATGCTGCATTAGGGATTGCTTCGCTTCGCCCGCAATGACGGTTAAATGGACGAGTACAACTCTATCACCGTCATGCTGAGGTGCGAGCGGAGCGAGCCTCGAAGCACGACGGGCACCAGCGGGCCGTGCATCCTTCGAGGCTCGCTTCGCGAGTACCTCAGCATGACGGATTGAACACTATGCGCCTCACACCCTCTCCTTCACGAAGCGGTTGCGCAGGGTGCCGATGCCGGTGATGTCGATCTCCACCACATCGCCGTGCTTGAGGTCGGGCGAGGCGCCGTCGGTGCCCATCCAGATCACGTCGCCAGGCCACAGCGTGAAGTATTTGGTCAGCTCGACGATGAACGGCACGATGCCGAAGATCATCTCGTTGGTGTGGAAACGGCCGGTCTCCTTGCCGTTGACGCGGATCGCGGTCTCCATCCGATCGAGATCGACATCGGTCTCGATCCACGGGCCCATCGGTTTGAAGGTGTCGGCGTTCTTGGAGCGCCACAGGCCGCGATCGGCCTTCTGCCAGGTGCGCTCGGAGACGTCGTTGCCGATGGTGTAGCCGAACACGCAGTCCATCGCATTGGCTTCGGTGAGATGCTTGGCCTTCTTGCCGATCACGACGACGAGCTCGCCCTCGTAATGGATCTTCTCGGTCGCGCTGGCGGGGATCACGACATCCTCGTCATGCGCGATCAGCGCGTTCTGCGCACGGTAGCCGATCTCGGGACGATCGGGGACGTTCGGCACGGTGCCGGCCTTGTCGGCGGCTTCCTTGAGATGCTTCAAATAGTTCAGTCCGACGCAGTAGAAGGTACGCGGGATCAGCGGCAGCTCGATCTTCACGTCGTTCAGCGCATGGGTTTGCGAAGTCTTGGTCCACTCGCCGAACGGATCGCCGTTGACGGTCGCGACGGTGTCGCCCTCGACGAGGCCCCAGGACATCTTGCCTGCGGCGGTGAATTTGAGCCAGCGCATGATGGTGTCCTTCTATTCCGCGGCGGCCTGCGGGCGGGTCTTCCAGGCGCCGGCGGCGGGACGCTTGAGGCCGAGATTCTCGCGCAGCGTCTTGCCGGCATAGTCCTTGTGGAACAGGCCGCGCTTCTGCAGCTCGGGCACGACATGGTTGACGAAGTCGGCATAGGAGCCCGGCACGTAACTCGCCGCGACGACGAAGCCGTCGCAGCCGCGGCCGACGAACATCTCTTCCAGCCTGTCGGCGATCTCCTTCGGGCCGCCGACCATCGCGTCCTGCACTTGGCCGCGGCCGGAGAAGGTGATGAAGTCGCGGGTCGAGGGATTGGTCTTGCCGGAGGTGCGCAGCACGCCGTCGCGGATGCCGAGCATGCCTTGCATGCCCTGCAGTTCCTCCGTCGTCAGCGGCTCATCGATGGGCTTGGCGCCGAAATCGAAGTTGAGGCCTTCGGCGAGCAGCGACAGCGCGTCGATCTCGAGCGGCAATTTCTGGATCACAGCCATCCTGTCCTCGGCCTCCGCCTTGGTCGCGCCGGTGACCGGTGTGATCAGGTTGCAAAGGAACATCTGGTCGGGATCGCGGCCGGCCTTGGCGGCTTCGCCCCTGATCGCCTCATAGCCCTGCTTGGCATTGGCGAGGTTGCGCGCTGCGGTGAAGATCACCTCGCCCCAGCGTCCGGCAAAGCGCTGGCCGCGGCCGGACGCGCCGGCCTGGATGACGACGGGATGGCCCTGCGGCGAACGCGGCACGGTGAACGGGCCACGCGAGGTGAAGAACGCGCCCTTGTGGTCGAGCCGCTTCACCTTGGTCGGATCGGCGAAGCGACCGCTCTTCTTGTCGATGATCAGCGAGCCGTCTTCCCAGGAATCCCAGTGGCCGAGCACCACCTCCATGAATTCGTCGGCGCGGTCATAGCGCAGATCGTGCTCGAGATGATGTTCCTTGCCCATGTTGAGCGCTTCGCCGTCATTGACCGAGGTGACCACGTTCCAGGCGGCGCGGCCGTTGGTCATCAGGTCGAGCGTGGCGAAGCGGCGGGCGACGTCGAACGGCTCGAAATAGGTGGTCGAGCAGGTCGAGGCGAGGCCGAGCTTCTCGGTGACCATGCCCATCGTGGTCAGCACCACGATCGGGTCCATCTTCACGCAGCGGATGCCGTATTCGACGGTGTGCGCGTGATCGTTGCCGTAGCGGTCGGGCATCGCCAGCCGGTCGTCGAAGAACGCCATGTGGAATTTGCCGCGCTCCAGGATGCGCGCGATCTCCTGGTAGTAGTCCGCCGACATCGAATCGTCGCGCGACTCCGGGTGGCGCCATGAGCTTGGCAGGTTGGTGCAGTTCTGCGCCTGCAGGAAGCCAACCAGCGCCATTTGCCGTGTCATGTCATTCTCCTGTGCTTGGCGATCGATCAGCGAAGGTCGAGGTCCTGGGTGAGCTTGTAGTCGGCGGCGAGCGCCTTCAGCTTCTCCCAGGTGGCGTCCTCAATCTCGATGCCATTCTTGCGGCGCTCGACTTCGCGCAGATATTCGATCTCGCCTGGATAGAACACGCCGCGGCTCCCTTCCGAGGGCGGCGTCGATTTCAGATAGCGCGCAAAGTCGCCGACCTCCTTCTTGAAATCCTGGAGCGGGCGGAAGGCGGCGACGTTGAACACCGCCATGAAGCAGCCGTCATTGTGCCGGCCGGTCGGCTCGACGCCGAAGCCGAGGCCGGTCAGCAGCCCGCACAGCACCTCGACCATCGCGGCGAGGCCCGATCCCTTGTAGCCCTCGGTGCCGCCGAGCGGCAGCAGCGCGCCGCCCTTGCGGTAGTCCTTCGGGTCGGTGGTGTCGCGCCCCTCGGAATCG
The DNA window shown above is from Bradyrhizobium sp. ISRA464 and carries:
- a CDS encoding DUF1127 domain-containing protein gives rise to the protein MSVTHGTTWLDRTSVSTRHLASFIWKYWNAFQEHRERQKLCGSLSNLSDRELMDIGATRGEIDYIASHRGIDPRGIRSGEWLRYLPTVDGQIGPPRLPIGVQKPSITAERSDFEADLLKYTPLSESSPALAFGVNRAVRHADESALQFQVTLSSWTSVAPSTRRATQQNLSISL
- a CDS encoding fumarylacetoacetate hydrolase family protein; its protein translation is MRWLKFTAAGKMSWGLVEGDTVATVNGDPFGEWTKTSQTHALNDVKIELPLIPRTFYCVGLNYLKHLKEAADKAGTVPNVPDRPEIGYRAQNALIAHDEDVVIPASATEKIHYEGELVVVIGKKAKHLTEANAMDCVFGYTIGNDVSERTWQKADRGLWRSKNADTFKPMGPWIETDVDLDRMETAIRVNGKETGRFHTNEMIFGIVPFIVELTKYFTLWPGDVIWMGTDGASPDLKHGDVVEIDITGIGTLRNRFVKERV
- a CDS encoding LLM class flavin-dependent oxidoreductase, with the protein product MTRQMALVGFLQAQNCTNLPSSWRHPESRDDSMSADYYQEIARILERGKFHMAFFDDRLAMPDRYGNDHAHTVEYGIRCVKMDPIVVLTTMGMVTEKLGLASTCSTTYFEPFDVARRFATLDLMTNGRAAWNVVTSVNDGEALNMGKEHHLEHDLRYDRADEFMEVVLGHWDSWEDGSLIIDKKSGRFADPTKVKRLDHKGAFFTSRGPFTVPRSPQGHPVVIQAGASGRGQRFAGRWGEVIFTAARNLANAKQGYEAIRGEAAKAGRDPDQMFLCNLITPVTGATKAEAEDRMAVIQKLPLEIDALSLLAEGLNFDFGAKPIDEPLTTEELQGMQGMLGIRDGVLRTSGKTNPSTRDFITFSGRGQVQDAMVGGPKEIADRLEEMFVGRGCDGFVVAASYVPGSYADFVNHVVPELQKRGLFHKDYAGKTLRENLGLKRPAAGAWKTRPQAAAE